A window of Primulina tabacum isolate GXHZ01 chromosome 4, ASM2559414v2, whole genome shotgun sequence contains these coding sequences:
- the LOC142541977 gene encoding uncharacterized protein LOC142541977, translating to MFAKIKTCTTAKEIWEKLTQLCEGNDQTKENKLTVAIQKFDNVKIKLGETLVEFDERFNGIIIELISLGKDYSNLEIPLKVMRALPREWDVKTIAMRESKDLNNLELHDLFADLKTFEFELGIRTEEETSTSQQTKTLAATTVTLPIEESTSKKSAEQLSNEAMSLFVKIFSKFMRKNQSQMNKPHFNKDHNDDGQACFNYGKKGHFIAECNRPRKDEKKSSDRRRVKENKRFSKKKSQRVLVAEEDKGKWAESDSEKSIFEEYSSESEDEKVECLMAIEDQESTDENVFDFNSDEFTREDLVTALHDMVNEFKRLSQQFNEVKTEKQNLENKLTLFSCSQQKEVDSLRVKLSLLTAENDDRRRLFDATLKENKRLINTINTWNKSSVSLNRMHEMQKPVGDRTGLGYGINECSTLLEKDSLKPIKFVTKKKKLEESIWFLDSGCSRHMTGNKVLLSEIVNYRGPTITFGDNSKGKVVGKDHGIKHELSAAISPQQNGVDERRIRTLKEASRTMLAESSISQRFWAEAINTACYTQNRSMINKNHEKTPYEIWTGKQPEVGYFRIFGCKCFIHINGKTHLTAFDVKADNDVKSAFLNGLLNEKLHAEQPPGFVNHTFPAYVYKLDKALYGLKQAPRAWYDTLTKFLLEHGFTIETVDITLFRFSKNNHSLFVQIYVDDIIFGSTNPKLCERFTENDAGVI from the exons ATGTTTGCCAAAATCAAAACTTGCACTACTGCTAAggaaatatgggaaaaactcACTCAATTATGTGAAGGCAACGAtcagacaaaagaaaacaagttaACTGTCGCCATCCAGAAGTTTGATAATGTTAAAATAAAGCTAGGAGAAACTCTGGTAGAATTTGATGAACGGTTCAACGGTATTATCATCGAACTCATTTCATTAGGAAAAGATTATTCTAATCTTGAAATTCCCTTGAAGGTTATGCGAGCTCTTCCAAGAGAATGGGACGTAAAGACTATAGCAATGCGAGAatccaaagatctaaacaatcTGGAACTTCATGACCTCTTCGCCGACCTTAAAACGTTTGAGTTCGAGCTTGGGATAAGAACTGAAGAAGAAACATCCACCTCTCAACAAACGAAGACATTGGCAGCTACTACAGTAACTCTTCCGATCGAAGAGTCCACAAGTAAGAAATCGGCCGAGCAAttaagcaatgaagccatgtcTTTATTTGTTAAAATATTCAGTAAATTCATGCGTAAGAATCAATCACAGATGAATAAACCTCACTTCAACAAGGACCATAATGATGATGGTCAAGCTTGTTTTAACTATGGAAAGAAAGGACACTTTATTGCAGAATGCAACAGGccaagaaaagatgaaaagaaatcaaGTGACAGAAGACGAGTTAAAGAGAACAAAAGATTCAGCAAAAAGAAGAGTCAGCGAGTTTTAGTTGCAGAAGAAGATAAAGGCAAATGGGCTGAATCAGATTCTGAAAAGTCCATCTTtgaggaatattcaagtgaaagCGAAGATGAGAAAGTAGAATGTCTCATGGCCATAGAAGACCAAGAATCTACCGATGAAAATGTATTTGACTTTAACTCTGATGAATTCACACGAGAAGATCTTGTCACCGCACTTCACGATATGGTAAATGAGTTTAAGAGGCTATCACAGCAGTTCAATGAAGTCAAAACAGAAAAACAAAACTTGGAAAACAAGTTAACTCTCTTTAGCTGTTCACAGCAAAAAGAGGTTGATAGTTTGAGAGTAAAGTTAAGTCTGTTAACGGCTGAGAACGATGACCGGCGAAGATTGTTCGATGCTacgttaaaagaaaataaacgatTGATAAATACAATCAacacttggaacaagtcctctgttTCTCTTAATAGAATGCATGAAATGCAGAAACCGGTCGGAGATAGAACCGGACTAGGTTATGGCATTAATGAATGCAGCACCTTACTAGAGAAAGAcagtttaaaaccaattaaattt GTAACAAAGAAAAAGAAGCTTGAAGAATCCATCTGGTTCTTGGATAGTGGTTGCtctagacacatgactggaaacAAAGTTCTTCTATCAGAAATAGTCAACTACAGAGGCCCAACCATCACATTTGGTGATAATTCTAAAGGTAAAGTtgtgggtaaag atcatggcatAAAGCATGAACTATCAGCGGCTATATCACCTCAACAGAACGGAGTTGATGAAAGAAGAATCCGCACATTGAAGGAAGCATCTAGAACTATGCTAGCCGAATCTAGCATTtcacaaaggttttgggcagaagctattAACACAGCCTGTTACACTCAAAATCGGTCCATGATCAacaaaaatcatgaaaagactccatatgaaattTGGACCGGCAAGCAACCAGAAGTTGGATACTTTCGCATTTTTGGTTGTAAGTGTTTCATTCATATAAATGGCAAAACACATCTCACTGCATTTGATGTAAAAGCTGACAATG ATGTTAAATCTGCTTTCTTGAATGGATTGTTAAATGAGAAGCTTCATGCAGAACAACCACCTGGCTTTGTTAATCACACTTTCCCTGCGTATGTTTACAAACTTGACAAAGCTCTATATGGACTAAAACAGGCCccgagagcatggtatgacacttTAACCAAATTCCTGCTTGAACATGGTTTCACAATCGAAACGGTTGATATAACGCTGTTTAGATTTTCTAAAAACAATCATTCACtgtttgtgcaaatatatgtggatgatatcatTTTCGGATCAACTAACCCTAAGTTATGTGAGAGATTCACTGAGAATGATGCAGGAGTaatttga